The Metabacillus schmidteae genome has a segment encoding these proteins:
- a CDS encoding GIY-YIG nuclease family protein — protein MEKEAHYFYVLECSDGSYYAGYTVDIERRLHNHNTGKGAKYTRGRTPVKLLYSEEFDSKSEALKMEIKFKKFSKKKKQSYIEGR, from the coding sequence ATGGAAAAGGAAGCTCACTATTTTTATGTGTTAGAATGTAGTGATGGAAGCTATTATGCAGGTTATACAGTAGATATTGAAAGGCGTTTACACAATCATAACACCGGTAAAGGTGCAAAATATACAAGAGGGAGAACTCCTGTAAAACTTTTATACTCAGAAGAGTTCGATTCAAAAAGTGAAGCATTGAAAATGGAAATCAAATTTAAAAAGTTTTCTAAGAAAAAGAAACAATCATATATAGAAGGCAGGTGA
- the rsmI gene encoding 16S rRNA (cytidine(1402)-2'-O)-methyltransferase translates to MLHTQKSFIHNENEIGDLFLVPTPIGNLEDMTFRAIKVLKEVDLIAAEDTRQSKKLCNHFEIDTPIFSYHEHNKGSSGQKIIEYLHENKSVALISDAGMPTISDPGSELVQQVLESGAKVIPLPGANAALTALIASGITPQPFYFFGFLDRQKKEKKNQLTSLSTRKETFILYESPHRLKETLQLMLECLGNRSICLSRELTKKFEEFIRGNIKDVIAWSEENEIRGEFCIIVEGSNEEVIDDKDIWWDSLNVKEHVEHYIKEGLSSKDAIKKVALDRSVQKRDVYQAYHIE, encoded by the coding sequence ATGCTACATACCCAAAAAAGTTTTATTCATAATGAAAATGAAATAGGTGATTTATTTTTAGTGCCAACACCGATTGGTAACTTGGAAGATATGACCTTTCGGGCTATAAAGGTTTTGAAAGAAGTGGACCTTATCGCAGCAGAAGATACACGTCAGTCAAAAAAATTATGTAACCATTTTGAAATTGATACGCCAATCTTTAGCTATCATGAACATAATAAAGGAAGCAGTGGACAAAAGATCATTGAGTATTTACATGAAAATAAGAGTGTTGCATTAATTAGCGATGCTGGAATGCCGACAATATCAGACCCGGGCAGTGAACTGGTGCAACAAGTTTTAGAATCAGGTGCGAAGGTAATTCCACTACCAGGTGCTAATGCAGCGTTAACAGCACTTATTGCTTCAGGAATTACACCACAGCCATTTTACTTTTTTGGCTTTTTAGATCGACAAAAGAAAGAGAAAAAAAATCAATTAACTTCATTAAGTACTCGAAAAGAAACTTTTATTTTATATGAGTCACCTCATCGCCTAAAAGAAACACTACAATTAATGCTTGAATGCTTAGGGAATAGATCTATTTGTTTATCAAGAGAATTAACAAAGAAGTTTGAAGAATTCATAAGAGGTAATATAAAAGATGTTATAGCTTGGTCTGAGGAAAATGAAATACGTGGAGAATTTTGTATTATTGTCGAAGGTTCTAATGAAGAAGTAATTGATGACAAAGATATTTGGTGGGATTCTCTTAATGTAAAAGAACATGTTGAGCACTACATAAAAGAAGGATTATCGTCAAAGGATGCTATTAAAAAGGTAGCACTTGACCGAAGTGTTCAAAAAAGAGATGTGTATCAGGCATATCATATAGAATAG
- a CDS encoding AbrB/MazE/SpoVT family DNA-binding domain-containing protein, whose translation MKSTGIVRKVDELGRVVIPIELRRTLGIAEKDALEIYVDDDKIILKKYKPNMTCQITGEVSDDNLALANGKLVLSREGAEQILTEIKNQLVNK comes from the coding sequence ATGAAATCTACTGGAATTGTACGTAAAGTTGATGAGTTAGGTCGCGTAGTTATCCCTATTGAATTACGCCGTACTCTAGGTATTGCTGAAAAGGATGCATTAGAAATTTACGTTGATGATGATAAAATTATTCTTAAAAAATATAAACCAAATATGACTTGTCAAATTACTGGAGAAGTTTCTGACGATAACTTAGCGTTAGCTAATGGCAAGCTAGTTTTAAGCCGTGAGGGCGCAGAGCAAATTTTAACTGAAATTAAAAATCAATTAGTAAATAAATAA
- the metG gene encoding methionine--tRNA ligase — MENNQNTFYITTPIYYPSGKLHIGHAYTTVAGDAMARYKRMRGFDVMYLTGTDEHGQKIQRKAEESNITPQQYVDGIVSGIKELWGKMDISYDDFIRTTEDRHKVVVEKIFAKLVEQGDIYLDEYEGWYSVPDETFYTELQLIDPIKENGKIVGGKSPDSGHPVELVKEESYFFKMSKYADRLLAFYEENPEFIQPESRKNEMINNFIKPGLEDLAVSRTTFDWGVKVPGDPKHVIYVWIDALSNYITALGYGTEQDEKYKKYWPANVHIVGKEIVRFHTIYWPIMLMALDLPLPKKVFAHGWLLMKDGKMSKSKGNVVDPVTLIDKYGLDALRYYLLREVPFGSDGVFTPEGFIDRVNYDLANDLGNLLNRTVAMIDKYFEGEIPTFNGSQTEFDDQLVKSSQETIKKYEDAMENMEFSIALSSLWQFISRTNKYIDETQPWVLAKNEEDRDKLASVMVHLAESLRITAVLLKPFLTETPNKIFSQLGIQTEELLNWDSLQTFGQINQTKVNKQAPIFPRLEVEEEVNYIKEQMKGSTPVVEAEEKQEPAAPQEEEITIDDFMKVDLRVAEVLHVEPVKKADRLLKIQLDLGYEKRQVVSGIAKHYKPEELVGKKVICVVNLKPVKLRGELSQGMILAGSQGDLLSIATVDSDLPNGSRVK; from the coding sequence ATGGAAAATAATCAAAACACATTTTATATTACAACTCCGATCTATTATCCGAGTGGAAAGTTACATATTGGACATGCTTATACGACCGTAGCAGGTGATGCAATGGCACGCTATAAACGTATGCGCGGCTTTGATGTAATGTATTTAACAGGTACAGATGAGCACGGTCAAAAGATTCAAAGAAAAGCAGAAGAAAGTAATATTACTCCACAGCAGTATGTTGATGGAATTGTGTCAGGGATAAAAGAGCTTTGGGGGAAAATGGACATTTCTTATGATGATTTCATTCGAACTACTGAAGATCGACATAAAGTAGTAGTGGAAAAAATCTTTGCCAAGCTTGTTGAGCAAGGTGATATCTACTTAGATGAATATGAAGGTTGGTATTCTGTACCAGATGAAACATTTTATACTGAGCTTCAGCTCATCGACCCAATCAAGGAAAACGGAAAAATCGTTGGAGGAAAAAGTCCTGACAGTGGTCATCCGGTAGAATTAGTAAAGGAAGAATCATATTTCTTTAAGATGAGTAAATATGCAGATCGACTGTTAGCGTTCTATGAAGAAAATCCCGAATTCATTCAACCCGAATCAAGAAAGAATGAAATGATAAATAACTTCATTAAACCTGGTCTTGAGGATTTAGCGGTATCAAGAACAACCTTTGATTGGGGAGTAAAAGTACCTGGAGATCCTAAGCATGTTATTTATGTCTGGATTGATGCTCTTTCGAACTATATTACTGCACTTGGATATGGAACAGAGCAAGATGAAAAATATAAAAAATACTGGCCAGCAAATGTCCATATTGTAGGGAAGGAAATTGTGCGTTTCCATACCATCTATTGGCCAATCATGTTAATGGCTTTAGATTTACCACTTCCAAAGAAAGTATTTGCTCATGGCTGGCTTTTGATGAAAGATGGTAAGATGTCAAAATCTAAAGGAAATGTAGTAGATCCTGTTACATTAATTGATAAATATGGTTTAGATGCTCTTAGATATTATTTATTAAGGGAAGTTCCTTTCGGATCTGATGGAGTCTTTACTCCGGAAGGGTTTATTGATCGTGTTAATTATGACTTAGCAAATGACTTAGGTAATTTGTTAAACCGTACTGTAGCTATGATAGATAAATATTTCGAAGGGGAAATTCCTACATTTAATGGAAGTCAGACAGAATTTGATGATCAACTTGTTAAGTCTTCACAAGAAACAATAAAGAAATATGAAGATGCTATGGAAAATATGGAATTCTCAATTGCTCTTTCATCTCTCTGGCAATTTATTAGCAGAACGAATAAGTACATTGATGAAACACAACCTTGGGTATTAGCGAAAAACGAAGAAGATCGTGATAAACTGGCTTCGGTTATGGTTCATCTAGCTGAGTCTTTACGAATCACAGCTGTTTTATTAAAACCGTTCTTAACTGAGACTCCAAATAAAATATTCAGCCAGCTAGGTATTCAAACAGAGGAATTACTGAATTGGGATAGCCTTCAAACATTTGGACAGATTAATCAAACAAAAGTAAACAAACAGGCACCAATCTTCCCTCGATTAGAAGTGGAAGAGGAAGTAAATTATATTAAAGAACAAATGAAAGGCTCTACTCCTGTTGTGGAAGCTGAAGAGAAACAGGAACCTGCTGCTCCTCAAGAAGAAGAGATTACAATTGATGACTTTATGAAAGTTGACTTAAGGGTGGCAGAGGTTCTTCATGTCGAACCTGTAAAAAAAGCAGACCGTCTGTTGAAAATTCAGTTAGATTTAGGTTATGAAAAAAGACAAGTTGTTTCTGGTATAGCAAAACATTACAAACCAGAAGAGCTAGTAGGTAAAAAAGTTATCTGCGTTGTTAATTTAAAGCCTGTAAAGCTACGCGGTGAATTATCTCAAGGGATGATTTTAGCCGGTTCACAAGGTGATTTACTTTCAATTGCAACGGTCGATTCTGACCTTCCAAATGGTTCAAGAGTAAAATAA
- a CDS encoding TatD family hydrolase encodes MLFDTHAHLNAIQFDEDLEEVIERAKMEKVTHIVVVGFDKETITKAMELTDKYDMIYAAVGWHPVDAIDMTDKDLQWIKELASHPKVVAIGEMGLDYYWDKSPRDIQKEVFRKQIQLAKEVQLPIIIHNRDATEDVVKILQEEKASEVGGIMHCFTGSLEVAKQCMDMNFFISFGGPVTFKNAKKPKEVAKEIPMDRLLIETDCPYLTPHPFRGKRNEPSYVKYVAEQIAELREVDFEEIAQKTSDNAMKVFGITR; translated from the coding sequence ATGCTTTTTGATACACATGCTCATTTAAACGCAATTCAATTCGATGAGGATTTAGAGGAAGTAATAGAAAGAGCAAAAATGGAAAAAGTTACACACATTGTTGTTGTTGGATTTGATAAAGAAACTATTACAAAAGCAATGGAGCTTACAGACAAATATGACATGATATATGCTGCTGTAGGTTGGCATCCTGTAGATGCAATAGATATGACAGATAAGGATTTACAATGGATTAAAGAGTTGGCTTCACATCCAAAAGTAGTCGCTATAGGTGAGATGGGACTAGATTATTATTGGGATAAATCACCAAGGGATATACAAAAGGAAGTTTTCCGGAAACAAATCCAATTAGCTAAAGAGGTACAACTGCCAATTATTATTCATAACCGTGATGCAACAGAAGATGTGGTGAAAATACTACAAGAAGAGAAAGCTAGTGAAGTAGGAGGAATCATGCATTGCTTTACAGGTAGTTTAGAGGTTGCGAAGCAATGCATGGATATGAACTTCTTTATTTCATTTGGTGGCCCTGTTACCTTTAAAAATGCAAAGAAACCGAAGGAAGTTGCAAAAGAAATTCCAATGGATCGATTACTAATTGAAACCGATTGCCCTTATTTAACTCCACACCCATTTAGAGGGAAACGAAATGAACCAAGTTATGTGAAGTATGTGGCTGAGCAAATTGCTGAGCTAAGAGAAGTGGATTTTGAAGAAATTGCTCAAAAAACATCCGACAATGCAATGAAAGTATTCGGCATAACTCGATAA
- a CDS encoding G5 and 3D domain-containing protein: MKKLFSEKVIRNKFVLSAASLIVLGSGSAYGTYELTKDSVSLTINGKEEIVRTHANTVSDLLKENEIDIRQEDEISPATNQEIKDDMKIAYKAAKPIKVAMGDERRTIWTTADTVKELIQQENIDVTEHDRIEPALDTVIKNDLSLTIDKAFQITLNVGEEEKQQVWTTSTTVADFLKNQDVQLNELDKVEPALTDELTEKSNVIVTRIEKVTDVVEEPIAFNVVEKKDDNIEKGVQKVINSGKEGKQEKHYEVTIENGQEKERKLLKTETVQKSEDRVVALGTKPVQVSTVLASRGDDSVSKEFYVNSTAYTANCNGCSGTTATGMNLRANPNAKVIAVDPNVIPLGTKVYVEGYGYAVAADTGSAIKGNKIDVFLSSKSAAYRWGSKKVKIKILE; this comes from the coding sequence ATGAAAAAGCTGTTTTCCGAAAAAGTAATAAGAAACAAATTTGTCCTTTCTGCTGCTAGTTTAATAGTTTTAGGATCTGGATCTGCGTACGGTACATATGAGTTAACAAAAGACTCTGTCTCATTAACGATTAACGGTAAAGAAGAAATAGTCCGTACCCATGCAAACACAGTTAGCGATTTACTAAAAGAGAATGAAATAGATATAAGACAAGAAGATGAAATATCACCAGCTACTAATCAAGAAATTAAAGATGATATGAAGATTGCCTATAAAGCAGCAAAACCGATTAAAGTTGCAATGGGTGATGAACGAAGGACAATTTGGACAACAGCGGATACAGTTAAAGAACTGATACAACAAGAGAATATTGACGTCACTGAGCATGATCGAATTGAACCAGCTTTAGATACAGTAATTAAGAACGACTTGTCACTAACAATTGATAAAGCATTTCAAATTACACTAAATGTTGGCGAAGAAGAAAAGCAACAAGTTTGGACTACTTCGACTACTGTCGCTGACTTTTTAAAGAATCAAGATGTTCAATTAAATGAATTAGACAAAGTTGAACCTGCTCTAACAGATGAATTAACTGAAAAGAGTAATGTCATAGTAACCCGGATAGAAAAAGTCACCGATGTAGTGGAAGAACCGATCGCCTTTAATGTTGTAGAAAAGAAGGATGACAACATTGAGAAAGGTGTACAAAAAGTTATCAACTCAGGAAAAGAAGGTAAGCAAGAAAAGCATTACGAGGTAACAATTGAAAACGGTCAAGAAAAAGAAAGAAAACTATTAAAAACTGAAACAGTTCAAAAGAGTGAAGACCGTGTGGTTGCTCTGGGAACAAAACCTGTCCAAGTAAGTACTGTTTTAGCCTCCCGCGGAGATGATTCTGTTTCAAAAGAGTTTTATGTGAATTCAACGGCCTATACTGCAAATTGTAATGGATGTTCCGGAACCACTGCCACAGGAATGAATTTACGAGCGAATCCAAATGCAAAAGTTATTGCTGTTGATCCTAATGTTATTCCTTTGGGAACAAAAGTATATGTCGAGGGCTATGGATATGCAGTTGCTGCTGATACTGGTTCTGCTATTAAAGGGAACAAAATTGATGTGTTTTTATCATCAAAATCAGCTGCCTATCGATGGGGTTCGAAAAAAGTAAAAATTAAAATTTTAGAATAG
- the rnmV gene encoding ribonuclease M5, translating into MKIKEIIVVEGKDDTTAIKRAVDADTIETNGSSIGESVIEQIKLAQQTRGVILFTDPDFPGEKIRRTIADLVPGCKHAFLPKDEARPKRGKGIGVEHASIESIRHALHAVKEEMQEFTSEIAMDDLLDAGLIGGNKAKDRREKLGLLLKIGYTNGKQLHKRLQMFQISREDYLRAINKILQEENE; encoded by the coding sequence ATGAAAATAAAAGAAATTATTGTTGTAGAAGGAAAAGACGATACTACAGCTATAAAGAGGGCTGTTGATGCAGATACAATTGAAACAAACGGATCTTCAATAGGAGAAAGTGTTATTGAACAAATTAAATTGGCTCAACAAACTCGTGGAGTCATTTTATTTACTGATCCGGATTTTCCTGGTGAAAAAATTCGAAGGACCATTGCAGACCTAGTACCCGGCTGTAAGCATGCATTTTTGCCAAAAGATGAAGCAAGGCCTAAAAGAGGCAAAGGAATAGGGGTTGAGCATGCGTCGATTGAGTCTATCCGTCATGCTCTACATGCAGTTAAGGAAGAAATGCAGGAATTTACAAGTGAGATTGCTATGGATGATTTACTTGACGCCGGTTTAATAGGTGGAAATAAGGCTAAGGATAGACGGGAAAAATTAGGATTACTTTTAAAAATAGGTTATACAAATGGAAAGCAACTACATAAAAGGTTGCAAATGTTTCAAATATCCAGAGAAGACTATTTAAGAGCTATCAACAAAATCCTGCAGGAGGAAAACGAGTGA
- the rsmA gene encoding 16S rRNA (adenine(1518)-N(6)/adenine(1519)-N(6))-dimethyltransferase RsmA — protein sequence MMKDIATPVRTKAILEKYGFSFKKSLGQNFLIEPNVLSRIVDHAEVTDKTGVIEIGPGIGALTEQLARRAKRVIAFEIDQRLLPILNETLEPYKNVKVIHQDVLEANLTKAIEDSFHDCEEIMVVANLPYYVTTPIIMKLLEDKLPLKGIVVMLQKEVADRISASPSTKEYGSLSIAVQYYTEAKTVMTVPKTVFVPQPNVDSAIIRLLVRYEPIVELEDEDFFFQIVRASFAQRRKTLLNNLVHYLPNGKEQKIKIEEALHGIGIDGKRRGESLSIEEFAKLSDTLAEIVNK from the coding sequence ATGATGAAGGATATAGCAACCCCAGTTCGAACGAAAGCTATTTTAGAGAAGTATGGATTTTCGTTCAAAAAAAGCTTAGGACAAAATTTCTTGATTGAGCCAAATGTTCTTTCTAGAATAGTTGACCATGCTGAGGTAACTGATAAAACAGGTGTAATTGAAATTGGACCTGGTATTGGTGCACTTACTGAACAGCTGGCAAGAAGAGCAAAACGTGTTATTGCATTTGAAATTGATCAACGTTTACTACCTATACTTAATGAAACGTTAGAGCCGTATAAGAATGTAAAAGTTATCCATCAAGATGTTTTAGAAGCAAATTTAACTAAAGCAATTGAAGACTCATTCCATGATTGTGAAGAAATTATGGTTGTTGCGAATTTACCTTATTATGTGACCACACCAATTATTATGAAGCTTCTAGAAGATAAACTACCATTAAAGGGTATTGTCGTTATGCTTCAAAAAGAAGTTGCTGATCGAATATCAGCGTCCCCTTCCACGAAGGAGTATGGCTCGCTTTCAATTGCCGTTCAATATTATACAGAAGCAAAAACAGTTATGACTGTACCAAAAACAGTGTTTGTACCGCAGCCAAATGTAGATTCTGCCATTATCCGCTTATTGGTGAGATATGAACCAATTGTTGAACTAGAGGACGAAGATTTCTTCTTTCAAATTGTCCGTGCAAGCTTTGCTCAAAGGAGAAAAACGTTATTAAACAATCTTGTTCATTATCTCCCAAACGGAAAAGAACAGAAAATAAAGATTGAAGAAGCACTTCATGGAATTGGAATTGATGGGAAGAGAAGAGGAGAATCACTTTCAATTGAAGAGTTTGCTAAACTAAGTGATACCTTAGCCGAAATAGTAAACAAATGA
- the yabG gene encoding sporulation peptidase YabG: MHVKIGDVVARKSYNLDLLFRVIDVKTTATGEQVAVLYGDEVRLIADADCNDLVIVDETEKSTRKQKEKERIDQSYFLFRQDYQLLREKQEYYATSSYSHNEEFFHIPGRVLHVDGDPLYLKKCLTLYEKIGVPVNGVHVNEKEMPEKITDLLTKYRPDILVVTGHDAYSKHKGSIDDINAYRHSKHFVQTVRQARNKVPHLDQLVIFAGACQSHFESLIRAGANFASSPSRVNIHALDPVYIVAKISFTPFVERINVWDVLRNTLTREKGLGGVETRGVLRTGMPYRRPSSQ; the protein is encoded by the coding sequence ATGCATGTGAAAATTGGAGATGTTGTAGCAAGAAAATCATATAACCTGGATTTATTATTTCGCGTTATAGATGTAAAAACAACGGCTACTGGAGAGCAGGTAGCGGTATTATATGGTGATGAAGTAAGATTGATTGCAGATGCAGATTGCAATGATTTGGTCATAGTGGATGAGACTGAAAAAAGTACGAGAAAACAAAAAGAAAAAGAACGAATTGATCAGTCGTATTTTTTATTTCGGCAGGACTATCAGTTACTTAGAGAAAAGCAAGAATATTATGCAACGTCAAGCTACAGTCATAATGAGGAGTTTTTCCATATTCCGGGGAGAGTTCTTCATGTTGATGGAGATCCTCTTTACTTAAAAAAATGCCTTACATTGTATGAAAAGATTGGGGTACCTGTAAATGGTGTTCATGTAAATGAAAAAGAAATGCCTGAAAAAATTACAGATCTATTAACGAAGTATCGACCGGATATATTAGTAGTTACAGGACATGATGCGTATTCAAAGCATAAAGGAAGCATTGATGATATTAATGCTTATAGGCATTCTAAGCACTTTGTTCAAACCGTACGACAAGCACGTAACAAAGTTCCCCACCTTGATCAACTTGTCATCTTTGCGGGTGCATGTCAATCACATTTTGAATCACTTATACGTGCAGGTGCTAATTTTGCAAGTTCTCCATCTAGAGTAAATATTCATGCACTGGATCCTGTTTATATCGTTGCTAAGATTAGCTTCACACCTTTTGTAGAGAGAATTAATGTATGGGATGTTTTAAGAAATACTCTTACTAGAGAGAAAGGTCTTGGTGGTGTTGAAACAAGAGGAGTACTTAGAACAGGTATGCCTTATAGAAGACCCTCAAGTCAATGA
- the veg gene encoding biofilm formation stimulator Veg: MGKTLTDIKKSLDGNLGRRLTLKANGGRRKTIERCGVLAETYPSVFVIELDQDENSFERVSYSYADVLTETVQLTFFEDTTGSFAVSGQ; the protein is encoded by the coding sequence ATGGGAAAAACTCTAACGGATATTAAAAAATCCTTGGATGGTAATCTTGGCAGACGACTAACTCTTAAAGCTAATGGTGGTCGTAGAAAAACGATAGAACGCTGTGGTGTACTAGCAGAAACCTATCCATCTGTCTTTGTTATTGAGCTTGATCAAGATGAAAATTCGTTTGAACGTGTATCTTACAGCTATGCCGATGTTTTGACTGAAACAGTACAACTCACATTTTTTGAAGATACAACAGGTTCTTTTGCAGTTAGTGGACAGTAG
- a CDS encoding small, acid-soluble spore protein, alpha/beta type yields MARRRGIMSESFKYELAKDLGFYDIVKEEGWGAIRSRDAGNMVKRAIELAEAQLAKQQK; encoded by the coding sequence ATGGCGAGACGTCGTGGAATAATGTCTGAGAGCTTTAAGTATGAATTAGCAAAGGACTTAGGGTTTTACGATATCGTAAAAGAAGAAGGCTGGGGAGCAATTCGCTCACGTGATGCAGGAAATATGGTTAAACGGGCAATTGAGTTGGCTGAGGCACAATTGGCGAAACAGCAAAAGTAA
- the ispE gene encoding 4-(cytidine 5'-diphospho)-2-C-methyl-D-erythritol kinase — MRVLEKAPAKINLSLDVLRKREDGFHEVRMIMTTIDLADRVELVDIPSNEIRIVSHNRFVPDDQRNLAYQAAKLLKEHFNIEKGVSISITKTIPVAAGLAGGSSDAAATLRGLNKLWKLGLTLDDLAKLGAEIGSDVSFCVYGGTALATGRGEIIQQIAPPPHCWVVLAKPTIGVSTADVYRNLNLQAVQHPDVDGMVNALHSNNYEKICSLMGNVLEDVTLRMHPEVANIKEQMKRFGADAVLMSGSGPTVFGLVQYESRLPRVYNGLRGFCDQVFAVRMLGERNILD; from the coding sequence ATGCGTGTTTTAGAAAAGGCACCAGCCAAAATAAATTTATCGTTAGATGTCCTTCGAAAGCGGGAAGACGGTTTTCATGAAGTAAGGATGATTATGACGACTATTGATCTTGCTGATCGCGTTGAATTAGTAGATATTCCTTCAAATGAAATTCGTATAGTATCACATAATCGCTTTGTTCCGGATGATCAGAGGAATTTAGCATATCAAGCAGCAAAGCTATTAAAGGAACATTTTAATATTGAAAAGGGTGTATCTATATCGATCACAAAAACGATTCCGGTAGCTGCAGGGCTGGCAGGAGGAAGTAGTGATGCCGCCGCAACATTAAGAGGCTTAAATAAGCTATGGAAACTTGGGCTTACCCTTGATGATTTAGCTAAGCTTGGAGCAGAGATTGGATCAGATGTATCCTTTTGTGTATATGGAGGAACGGCCTTAGCAACTGGTCGTGGGGAAATCATTCAACAAATTGCCCCTCCACCACATTGCTGGGTAGTACTTGCAAAACCAACTATAGGGGTTTCCACAGCAGATGTTTATCGAAATTTAAATTTGCAAGCTGTTCAACATCCTGATGTAGATGGAATGGTAAACGCCTTACATAGCAATAATTATGAAAAAATTTGTTCGTTAATGGGAAATGTCCTAGAAGATGTTACATTACGTATGCATCCAGAGGTAGCAAATATAAAAGAACAAATGAAAAGGTTTGGTGCTGATGCTGTATTAATGAGTGGAAGCGGCCCGACAGTATTTGGATTGGTGCAATATGAGTCACGTTTGCCACGTGTATATAATGGTTTGAGAGGTTTTTGTGATCAGGTATTTGCTGTTAGGATGCTTGGGGAACGAAACATCCTTGATTAA
- the purR gene encoding pur operon repressor, whose product MKFRRSGRLVDMTNYLLHHPHSLVPLTFFSEKYQSAKSSISEDLTIIKETFEQQGIGTLLTVPGAAGGVKFIPKVEANEAKQFIDELCELIAKPERLLPGGYLYLTDLLGTPSIVNKIGRLFATVFSNRKIDVVMTVATKGIPLAYAVAAQLDVPVVIVRKDSKVTEGSTVSINYVSGSSKRIQTMLLAKRSLKEGSNVLIIDDFMKAGGTINGMISLLEEFKATVAGIGVLVETEGVEERLVDQYVSLVKLADVDIRERNIQVTEGTYFHIVNNKEMGEEKL is encoded by the coding sequence ATGAAATTTCGTCGTAGTGGTCGACTTGTTGATATGACAAACTACTTGCTTCATCATCCACATTCTTTAGTACCATTAACATTTTTTTCAGAGAAATATCAGTCTGCTAAATCATCAATTAGTGAAGACTTAACGATTATTAAGGAAACGTTTGAACAACAAGGAATTGGGACCTTATTAACTGTACCAGGTGCTGCGGGTGGAGTGAAATTTATTCCTAAAGTAGAAGCAAATGAAGCGAAGCAGTTTATTGATGAACTATGTGAGCTTATTGCAAAGCCAGAGAGATTACTTCCTGGAGGTTATTTATATTTAACAGATCTTCTAGGTACCCCATCTATTGTTAATAAAATTGGCCGTCTCTTTGCAACAGTTTTTAGTAACCGAAAAATTGATGTGGTCATGACGGTGGCAACGAAGGGGATCCCATTGGCATATGCTGTCGCGGCACAGTTAGATGTACCTGTCGTTATTGTTAGAAAAGACAGTAAAGTAACAGAAGGTTCAACAGTGAGCATAAACTATGTTTCCGGATCATCAAAGCGTATACAAACAATGTTACTTGCTAAACGCAGCTTAAAAGAAGGATCGAATGTGCTGATTATTGATGACTTCATGAAGGCTGGAGGTACAATCAACGGCATGATTAGCCTCTTGGAAGAGTTTAAAGCAACAGTTGCAGGAATTGGTGTTCTAGTGGAAACAGAGGGTGTAGAAGAGAGATTAGTTGATCAATATGTATCACTGGTAAAACTTGCTGATGTTGATATACGTGAACGAAATATCCAAGTTACAGAGGGTACCTATTTTCACATTGTAAATAACAAAGAGATGGGAGAGGAAAAATTATGA
- the ridA gene encoding 2-iminobutanoate/2-iminopropanoate deaminase, whose translation MKIVSTSQAPAAIGPYSQGIIVNNLFYSSGQIPLTAEGDMITGDIEVQTHQVFKNLKAVLEEAGASLESVVKATVFLQDMNDFASFNGVYGQYFSTHKPARSCVEVARLPKDALVEIEVIALVK comes from the coding sequence ATGAAGATCGTTAGTACAAGTCAAGCACCAGCAGCAATTGGACCATATTCACAAGGAATTATTGTTAATAATTTGTTTTATAGCTCTGGTCAAATTCCTTTAACAGCTGAAGGGGATATGATTACAGGAGATATTGAAGTACAGACACATCAAGTATTTAAAAATTTAAAAGCTGTATTAGAAGAAGCAGGCGCGTCTTTAGAAAGCGTTGTTAAAGCAACTGTATTTCTTCAAGATATGAATGATTTTGCCTCTTTTAACGGGGTGTATGGGCAATATTTCTCTACTCATAAGCCTGCACGTTCATGTGTGGAAGTAGCAAGACTGCCAAAGGATGCTTTAGTTGAAATTGAGGTTATCGCTCTAGTTAAATAA